One part of the Tachysurus vachellii isolate PV-2020 chromosome 6, HZAU_Pvac_v1, whole genome shotgun sequence genome encodes these proteins:
- the slc2a15a gene encoding solute carrier family 2 member 15a, with amino-acid sequence MAEQLLNTSPGKITSHLTLSLLAVAFLTSFGSSMLYGYNLAVVNSPAGYIKNFYNRTVVNRNGTGLNGEQLTLMYSLTVSVFAIGGLIGSLMVGMLVTRFGRKGTVVNSTVLVFVAGTLMGFSRICHSPEMVIFGRFITGIHSGISLSVVPMYLGEIAPKNLRGFLGLMPSIFICIGVFSAQLLGLHELLGKEEHWPLFLSLVVVPTFVQLMLLPWFPESPRYLLIEKQNIHATITALKWYRARCNIQAEIEEMQEEQRSLFTIKTVSVWQLLLDPTVRWQVLSVIVINIGMQLSGIDAIWFYTNDIFENAGIPAPEIPYTTVGTGAIEIIAGLLGCFTIERLGRRPLIIGGFVVMGLCCAGITFSLVLQTHVHFMKYVSVGCVVGIIAGFCIGPAGVPFLITAELFKQSHRPAAYTVGGSLNWISNFTIGFIFPFLQMLAGSYCYLVFSGVCLVVAVYVFFVIPETKNKTFMEISQMFATKEAVVESQALSQPDQLKLKKMNGYGTLENGSLEFDSSSSGP; translated from the exons ATGGCTGAACAACTTTTAAATACCTCACCAGGCAAAATCACATCg CACCTCACATTATCTCTGCTGGCTGTGGCTTTCCTCACCTCATTTGGTAGCTCTATGCTGTATGGCTATAATCTGGCTGTGGTGAACTCTCCTGCAGGG TACATTAAGAACTTTTATAACCGTACTGTTGTGAATCGAAATGGAACTGGGCTGAATGGAGAGCAGCTGACGCTTATGTACTCACTCACTGTGTCTGTCTTCGCCATTGGAGGCCTGATCGGCTCCTTGATGGTGGGCATGCTCGTCACCAGATTTGGAAG GAAAGGGACTGTGGTCAACTCTACTGTACTGGTCTTCGTAGCAGGCACCCTAATGGGCTTCAGTAGAATCTGTCATTCACCCGAAATGGTTATTTTTGGTCGCTTCATCACAGGAATACATTCAG GGATCTCTCTGAGTGTGGTGCCCATGTATCTAGGGGAAATTGCTCCTAAAAACCTGAGAGGCTTTTTAGGCCTCATGCCCAGCATATTTATCTGCATTGGGGTTTTCTCTGCTCAGCTCCTGGGCCTGCATGAACTCCTTGGAAAA GAGGAACACTGGCCACTATTTCTCTCCTTGGTGGTGGTCCCAACATTTGTCCAGCTGATGTTGTTGCCATGGTTTCCAGAAAGCCCTCGTTATTTGTTGATTGAAAAGCAGAACATCCATGCCACCATCACAG CTCTGAAGTGGTACAGGGCCAGATGTAATATTCAGGCTGAGATTGAGGAAATGCAGGAGGAGCAGCGCTCCCTGTTCACCATCAAGACTGTGTCTGTCTGGCAGCTACTGCTGGACCCAACAGTCCGCTGGCAGGTCCTCTCGGTGATCGTCATTAACATCGGGATGCAGCTGTCTGGTATAGATGCA ATCTGGTTCTACACCAATGACATTTTTGAGAATGCTGGGATACCAGCCCCTGAGATCCCATACACCACTGTAGGAACAGGAGCCATAGAGATCATCGCAGGTCTCCTAGGG TGTTTCACAATTGAGCGGCTCGGAAGAAGGCCACTGATAATTGGAGGTTTTGTAGTCATGGGCCTCTGTTGTGCTGGGATAACATTTTCTCTTGTACTGCAG ACACATGTGCATTTCATGAAGTACGTGAGTGTGGGCTGTGTGGTTGGCATCATTGCTGGATTTTGTATAGGACCAG ctggTGTCCCGTTCCTGATCACAGCAGAACTGTTTAAACAGTCCCATCGTCCTGCTGCTTATACTGTGGGAGGCTCTTTAAACTGGATTTCCAATTTCACTATTGGTTTCATCTTCCCTTTCCTACAG ATGTTGGCAGGGTCCTACTGCTAcctggtgttcagtggtgtgtgCTTGGTAGTAGCTGTTTATGTGTTCTTCGTCATTCCTGAGACGAAGAACAAGACGTTTATGGAGATCAGTCAGATGTTTGCCACTAAAGAGGCGGTGGTAGAGAGCCAGGCCCTCAGTCAGCCAGATCAGCTTAAACTGAAGAAGATGAATGGATATGGAACGCTAGAAAATGGCTCACTTGAATTCGACAGCTCCTCCTCTGGTCCCTGA